Genomic window (Nitrospira sp. CR1.1):
CGAGAAGGTGAAGATGAGCCAGCAGCTCGTCGAACTCCAGGGCCAAGTCTGTATAAAAATGCAACATCTCATGCCACAGAACAAGTATGCCTTTAAATACATATGTTTTCAATAACATGATCTGCCTTTAATATATTCCTGTGCATAATGATTCAAATATGGATCCTGGCGTTTCCGTTCGATTTTCTGTGGGAGCGGGGCCATAAAGGCATGGGCAGTTGGGCGGGGTAGGGGTGAGATAGATCAAGGGGGTAGGATCCCAACACCTAATTTCAAAGGGAAGCAATTTGTCTACGCGCATTGTAAGCTCCCGGTAAATCACGACACTCAGTAAGGAGAACGTTTTGGCACAATAGTCACCCTCAGCTGGGAGGTTCCCATTCGCCAGTCGAAGTTCACTGAAACGCAGATTGTCTCCATTCTGAAAGAGGCTGACGCCTGTCGCCCGGTCAATGAGATCTGGCGGTACTACGGCATCAGCTCCGCCACGTCCGACAAGTGGAAAGCCAAGGATGGCGGTCGGAAGCTTCTGATGTGAATCGGCTGAAAGAATTGGAACAGGAGAATAGCCACCTCAAGCGGATGTATGCGGATTTGTCGTTTAAGAATCTGGCCCTGAAGGATTTCATCGCAAAAAAGCTCTAAGGCCTGCTGAACGGCGGGAGGTCGTCACGCATCTGGTGACGGTCAATGGCCTTCCGGTTCAGCGGGCCTGTCGTGCCGTGGGATTGCATCGAGCCACATACTATCGGCCGCTCATGGATTGAGTGCGGCAGGATGCGCCGGTAATTGCCGCGCCCACGACGCTCGTGGCAGCGAAGAGTCGCTGGGGCTTCTGGAAATGTTATGCCCGTCTGCGGCTCGATGGGCATCCCTGGAATCACAAGCGACTCTAGCGGGTGTACGGGCAGCTCCGACTGAATCTGCCTCGTCAGACGAGGAAGCGGCTACCAGTTCGAGTTCGACAACCGCCCGTCGTCGTCCCACAACCCAACGCCGTGTGGACCATCGACTTCATGAGGGACACCTTGTATGACGGACGACGATTCCGAACCCTCAATATTCATGACGAAGGCGTGCGGGAGGGCCTGACCATCGAAGTGGATACGTCGCTACCCGCTGAGCGCGTGGTGCGCGTCTTGGAACAGGTCGTCGCCTGGCGGGGACGGCCGCAGGCCACGTATCGGACCAATCTTGAAGCCCGAAGTGTTCCATTATCAGTGCCGCCTTGACGGGGGAGCTTACAGTTCAGGGAGGTCTCTGGGGGGATTGCTTTTCAAACCCAAGTTTCAGCGTTCTGCTTTGCTACTTGCAATGAGCCAAATGAGTGGAGGCTCGCCGTGACTCCAGAACAGCAATCACCGGTAAGTGCTGCTGACTCCATATTCGCAAGAGTCATAGCAGCAATAACGGCATGGAAGGCAATAATGATTGTCAACCTTCCTGGTTATGCAGTGAGCAGCTCCGGATGCTTGACTCCATAGAGATATAAGTCTACTGTCATCCCAGGTAATTCACTGTAGTTGTACGTATCGCTACGTCGAAAATCGCCCAATTACCGAGTACCGCTGGCAGGAGACGTGACGCTCCTTACATCCGGAATCACTCGAGAAGACAATCAGTAGCACATATCAATCTATCTAGGAGGCAGAATGTATTCCAGGATAGCACCGGCAATAGCACTCGCATGTATTCTGAGCGGTTGTACGGGTGTACGCTTCGCGAATCAAACTGTGGACGACGGTCTTCCTAATGACTATACCAACCGCACACGCATAGCCAATTCTGCAGATTACCGATTCAATTTGCCAGATAATATTGGAGCAATTTTGGAGGAAGATCCGACTAAGCCTGGCTTATACAGGTTGGCAGCTACGAGTGTTATTCGTCCCGAGGGATTCAATCCGAAAGAAATATTTTTGGCCAAGGAGGACAATCAAGTTTACAACGGAAAAGTCACTGCTGGAGGCCAGACATCTGGGAATTATACTGCAGTTGGATTGTCTCTTGAGGCCAATCAAGTGGCAGAAATTTCGATAGTCGACGTGTCCCGTGCAGATATCCCCACACCAGAAATTCCGGTGGCCGCACTTCACAATTATGCACAGACTAAGCCTGCTCAGAAGCAGTATTGGATAAAAAGTCTTTTGCTGTCGCGATTGCTAAAGAGGATATATGTCGAACAAAAAGCGGATTTTGCAGCGTCTGGTCCTGCCTTCGGAGCGAATGGGAAGGTATATGGGACAACAGCTATTCAGTCGAACGACTTTAATTTAACGGCTGTATTAATTGATATTGATACATACAAAACCACAAAGCCGCATATCACTGACAAATCCTTCGGTGACGACCTATCTACAAATGTGCCCGGAGTGGTAACTCTCAGGTCACTATGCGCACAGCCACTCAAAAGCAACTCGACTCCGGGCTCTATTTCTAATTGTCCTCGCTAATTTGGGATACCGACGGAGACATGAGTAAATGGAAAATCACAGTGGCAGTAGGGCCATGGCGCAAATACCAGGACTTCTGCCACGTTCTAACTAGATCATCTAAAAGCGTATGCCGCTCGCTTTCGTTCTGACGCTTTTCCCAAATAGGAAAGGTGAGTCGAATTCGGTCCATCGTTATTTGCCAGAAGGTTCTCATTTTTATGCAGAATCGATCTGCGAGCAGCTTGCGCTTTTGTCTTCGGAGACGTGAGAGGTGGCCTTTTCCGTTTAGATCGGGATTAAGAGCTTACTTCCAGAGACCACAGGCTTCAGACCGTTTTTTATTAAAAATCGGATTTGATTTCACTACACCCTCGCAGAAATATTTATAGGTATCATGAAAAAAAGGATCGCGTTGATGCTCCTCACGAGTCGAAGTGACCTCTGCTACAGAGCCTTGAGTTTGAGCTTGAATCCCCGCCGCAATTTTTCTGCATTCTGCCTCTGGATTGCTTCCCCCATCTAACCAACTAGTATTATCCTTCCATGGCTGTATAGATTGCCATTTCTCAACACCATGGGTGTTGTGACGACAAGTTGAGTAACAAGCTTCTGGAAACGGAATCTCCGATTCAATTCCTGCCAATGCATTTCTCTTAGAAATAAGATTAATCGCAAGTGAGATCGGGACTATATCGTTATTTTCTGTGCCAGGTAATGTCCCGCCTTGCACCAATCCCATCACTCTCCCGTCCTCATTAAATACTGGCCCCCCACTAAACCCACCCTCAAGAAAACCATCTACTTTGTGAAATCCTCTTTCGGACTGCAAGTTAATTATCGAAGAACTAGCCGAGGTCAAACCAAGGTGGGCGGGAAAGCCCAAGGCTAATACCGATTCCTGAACTTCTGCATTTTTCTTAGTCAGCGTAACAGTGTGTTTGCATGTCTGAGATTGAGGGAATTGCCATAAAGCAACATCATTTATTTCGTCCACTTCTCTAAGGACTAGAGGGAACCGTGTGCCAAAGCGCGCTCCCACTGTCGACCACATCGTCTGATTCGGGCTCGCTTTGAGATGCGCCACTGTTACGACATAGCCGTCATGCGACACAACAAATCCTGTTCCAGAATTGACTACTTGACTAGTTTCGTTATCAGTTACTTCTAGGTACACGATTGCCGGCGTATTGATTTCCAGAATTTCTTTTTTGGTCGCGGCAAAACTTTGAGCTGAAGTCGCTAACAACAATAGAGCTAACCAAGCAATCGCTTGCATGACTCCTCCTAAACAATCCTAATGTAAGTATTAAACTTTATATCTACAGGGACGCGTTTTTTATTTATCGTTCTTTTTGTCCTGACTGCATCTAATGCATACGGTGTTTGGCAAATCCTAGAGTTCTTTTCTTTGGTTTGGTTGCCGCCAAGGCATACAATTTGAGTGTCGGTTGGATTTGGTAGTTTAGCTAAGAATGCAACATGTCCTAGTCCAACAGACTTTGTGGTGTTGATCTCATAGCAAGTAAATACTGCAAGATCACCTATCTTTGGTATTTTTGTCTGTTCGAAGAAGTTTTCGTTCAGGAATGATTGAGATTTCGGACTGCCGCTCGTCTGTCGGCCAGAACGTTTTAAGCACCAATTCACAAAAGCTGCACACCACGGAGTCAGATCATTTTCGGCCCTATAGTTTGTAGCACTAAAAAATTCGACAATTAAGGGATTCCATGAGGCGGCTTGTGGCCACTGGGTTATAACCTCAGCGTCTGTTTTCTCAAAGCTCAGAAAGTAATTTGCTATGTCGTAAGGTGCTTTGCCTTTAGGGGCACCCTCCCAGATCGCCTTTGCCCTCTTGTATTGCTCCTTGTCGGGTGCATGCGTGCCAAACGGTCTAGACTCATTAATTAGATCGAACGACGGATACTGAAGCTCGTCCAGTGTATCTTGTGCATCATCCGCCGCTCTTCCTAATGATGGCGCACGCAACAAGAATGGTAATGTGACGGCTAGGCGGATAAACGACCGGCGGGAGTGCATAAGTGTACCCTTTTTATTTTATGAGTGAATTGTCTGGGCGGAGCTTGCCAGATGGCTCTGCGAGCTCTCTAAATAAAAAGCGGTGAGAGAGGCCACAAGCCTCAGCCCGAGCCGATTGTGGTAATGTCAATTTGTTCGCCGACTACCAAGGTGGTCAGCGCCCATCACGTAATCAGGTGTCATATGCCCCACCTGAATATTCAGCTAGCAGGCTCCGCCAGGACTAAGTTCTCAATAGGTGCTACGGAATAGTTGCGAATTGTTCGATATTCTTGATGCCGCAAGATGCAGCATCGAGAACGTCCTTTTCTTCACTACGACGATTATATGCAAATAGACGTATGTACACCAGATGCAAAAAATGCATGTATATACAGTTCAGTAGTACATTTTAAGACCTTTCACGCCTGATCGCCCGAAAGAACGCGGCCTGAGTCTCCGCAAGGCTCATCGGTACGAATGTCGAGGTTAAAGGCATGGTAGCCTCACGTGTCCTAGGTTTCGGTGCTGCGTGGGCTAACGGCCCTGTCCGTTTCGCCCCTGGACGGCCCGCCCCATTAGTGAGGCGGGCCAACGCCAACCGCTTGAAGTGACGGCTGCGTTGATACGGGGGAAGCCGAACTAGCCACCGAAACAGTCGCATATCGTCCGCTGACTTCTCCGAGAAATAAACTGTGACTCTAGGCATGCGAGGCCTTCTGTGCAGACGCGTCACCCTGTGGGGAATCCTCAGCCCCCTGATCCTGCGCGCGTGTCTGATCTGTACTGGTGAGGCGGATGTATTCCAGATAGCCGGCCGCATTGGTGAACTGACTCTCCGGCAGAATCGAATAGTCGTCTCTGAAGTGGCCGAGATAGGAAGCGAGCAGAGCTGATCCGCCGCCACAGTAAAGCAAGTGATCGATGCCTGGTGCACCTTCCTTCCACAGTCGTGTCATCTCGTTGTGGAGCCTCGTAGCCAACGGTCGCACATAATGCTGAACCAGCGCCTCTAAGGCTTGCCGCTCGACCACACCCCCTTTAATCTTGATCGGCTTGTCCTCGCGCAACGCCCAGTCCACCTCGTAGGCATCAATCGGTCGTTGATGTTGGGAAGACAATTTCTGGGCCACTTGTGTATACACCTGTCCAACCCCCAACACGACCCCCGCCGATTCGTGGTTCAAGTACTGTCCATTGGAGAAACAAATGAGTTCCGTTGTGCGGCTGCCGATATCGACTAAGGCCACCCGTCCTTGCGCGAGTGCGGAGTTGGTGCTGATCGCGAGGCACAGCGCGCCGAATCCTTGAGGTAAGACGGCCACGGCGGGAGCTTTGAGCGCCTTCCGGAAGACGTCGCTAATTTGGTGCTGGGCCCGCTGAGAGCCGAAGATATGTAGGGGAATGCCTGTCACGATGCGGGAGCCTGGTGGAACGAAGTTGGCGCCGGCATAGTGCAGCAGCGCTTTGTAGCGCGTGGTCATCCACCAGCCGTCATATTCCTCGCTAAAGCGAAACCCACGGGTCACTGCCGCTTGGCCAACAATATACTCTGCACCCTCGAGTTTCACGGTCTCCTGGGGATCGGACAAGCTCAGGTCGATATTGGAGAGCTCCGCCGGCGCCACCAGAGACGGGAAGACGTGCGCCTGTCCCTCCTGAGTCAGGATCTTCGTGTATCCATACCCGACGTCGATCGCGACCCATGGAGCCGAGGACGCGGGGCGTTGGCGTCCACGAGACGCTTTCGGTTGTTCAACAGTCGCCTTACTCATACACAGCCTCCGTTCGTCATGCGGTTCAGATCGGGCCCACTCAGTTAGGGATGTATTACTAACTTCGTGGCGCTAGAACGGGCCAGTACAGCACTAAATCCATTTGTCATACATGTCAGACAAATAAGTAAGACATTTCGCTGTCGTGCGTACGCAGATCTAAACGAGAATCCAGTGAGTGCACAACGAGTTCATTGGATCGGCCTGACATCCACGGTTGTGTGGGGGAGGCGGCCCCCCAGGATAGGAGTAATGTCATACACCTGTTCGGCGGATGGTTCGCGAGTGCGCCAGGGCATGGATTTAGCGCAAGCTGTCCGGCAGCGCGGCCCACGTCTTTTCAACACTCCCTCGGCGCTTTCCCGTCACCATCACGCTGGCCGATAGCGACGTACGCACTGTGAGTAGGGTGCGGCAGCACTGTCGCGTACGCATTTCGTATACCGGATGCATATATGGTGTCTTATATTGAGACTTGTCATCGTCCTCCCACTTGCCCCCTGACGGCGTTCCGTATCCGGTAATACCTCCCCCAGGAGGTGCCTATGCCACGGCAGCGAGGGGGAGCGTTACACGAAGAGTACATGAATCGCTTTTACGAGCTGTTGCACGAGGCAAGAGTCCGATCACCACGCTTGGTGGGTCTCTGGCTCAATATCCTCTTGGATGAAGATTCGCCCAGGATCAAGCGACGCTTTCGAGGGCTCGACCGGTACATTGAACAGATGATTCTCAAGTATCCGGCGTACTCGGCGCGGGCATTGAATAATTTGGTGAGGAAGCAGCGCCAGATGGGACTCAATGCAGAGCATGTGGTTCGGTCGCGGATTCGGATGGTCAAAGCGAAACTCCGCTCTCGGGCTTACCGCCAAGCCAAGAAAGCCTCGCTTGCCGGGGATGTGCAGTGGATCGGGCGGGAAGAAGATGCGCGTCATCTCCAGAATACAGGTGACGCATGATGGGGCGAACGCATTGCCTGGTGCCAGCCGCGCTGGCAGCCTGGCTTTTTGGCCCAGACCCCACGATTCTGTTGATCTCAGCAGGAACTGGGCTCTTGCCGGACATTGACGAGCCGCAATCGACCATTGGCTATCGATTGTTTCTCTTGGCCAAAGGATTCAAAGGGCTGGTAGGCCATCGCACCTATAGCCATTCGTTGGTCGGAATTGTGACTGCCGCTTGCCTGGCCGTCATCTTTGATTTGCCATGGATATGGATCGAAGCGGGCTTGATCGGCTGGGTGAGTCACCTTGTATTGGATGCACTGAGCGGGGGTGTGCCGTTATGGTGGCCATTGTATGCGACGAATCGGGAGCGGTGGGTGTTGGCGCGATGGAAGCCGTTTGGGTTTGCCGATCATCTGATCTTAGTTCTGGCAGGGGTAGCGTTGGGCGCAGCGGCGATTCATGGAAACTGGCTGGGGTGGTGGATCGAGCTCCTGAAGCGGGATATCAGCGTGTCGCAATGAGAGCGGGACTGCCGGCGCGAGCGCATGCTCGCGCCGGCCCTACGGCCACAGCGTGTATGGCCGTGGAATAGAGACCGAGGCCCTGCCGTCGGGGAACCATTCCGGAAAGCGCGCGAGCGCATACTTAATAGCCACATGACTATGGCAGAAGACTCCAGTGGGCAGTAGCAGAGGAATGTGTAGGTAGGCGTCGCGGCGAGCGTCGTCGCGAGCCCCTGCCGAAGGCCTCTTCTTGTGCGGGAGCGACGTGGAGAAGAGCGCGGACAGCACCGCGACGATAGGATCGCTATGGCCATTGATACTGTCCGCCGTGCGCTGTCGGTCTTCTTGTGGAAGAAGACAGCTACGCTAAAACATAGGTGATGTAAGACTTCACAGTGTGATGCGCGACTGTCCAGCTCGGATCGCGCGGGCAATGGCGCCGACGTCCTTCTTATCCATCTCTCGGTCCTGTGCACGGAGGCGAGCCAAGGTATCGACGGATTGCTGCTCCGTTACATGACGAAGCGTGCGCAGTTTCAAGGTTTCAGATATGGGCAAATGAAAGCCGGTGTGTCTCATAGGGACCTCCTTGTGGTGAACAGTCACAGGAAGCCGACCCTGCGAGCGTAGCGAGCCGCAGGTGGGAGATGCAGGACGGGGTTACGGGAACGGAGACAGCTGCGGAGGCCCATCCGAGCAAGTTGTGAACAGGTGCTCGATGAGCGTTTCCACCTTACAC
Coding sequences:
- a CDS encoding transposase encodes the protein MVTLSWEVPIRQSKFTETQIVSILKEADACRPVNEIWRYYGISSATSDKWKAKDGGRKLLM
- a CDS encoding CHAP domain-containing protein, which produces MHSRRSFIRLAVTLPFLLRAPSLGRAADDAQDTLDELQYPSFDLINESRPFGTHAPDKEQYKRAKAIWEGAPKGKAPYDIANYFLSFEKTDAEVITQWPQAASWNPLIVEFFSATNYRAENDLTPWCAAFVNWCLKRSGRQTSGSPKSQSFLNENFFEQTKIPKIGDLAVFTCYEINTTKSVGLGHVAFLAKLPNPTDTQIVCLGGNQTKEKNSRICQTPYALDAVRTKRTINKKRVPVDIKFNTYIRIV